The following coding sequences lie in one Mesorhizobium sp. DCY119 genomic window:
- a CDS encoding TetR/AcrR family transcriptional regulator — MSESAARTMPDDSRFDILRAAAQCFMERGYHASSIDDVARSLGSTKGRVYHHFPSKADLFAEVFRTGMDMNYAAIEPYREKDIPAVTRWHHLATIHTGQMIRTKPFQRVVWEGVELHLRGATTPEQREVFARLLQYRTEYGLIFRKTLEEARDAGAMDFENLGIAAELMFMTLNSPIFWYSPRPDETEGDIDRLVGQIVTCAARGLGVS, encoded by the coding sequence ATGTCAGAAAGCGCCGCAAGGACCATGCCGGACGATTCCCGCTTCGACATCCTGCGCGCAGCAGCACAGTGCTTCATGGAGCGCGGCTATCACGCGAGTTCGATCGACGATGTCGCGCGCAGCCTCGGCTCGACCAAGGGCCGCGTCTACCATCACTTTCCATCCAAGGCCGATCTGTTCGCAGAGGTGTTTCGCACAGGCATGGACATGAACTACGCGGCGATCGAACCCTATCGCGAGAAGGACATTCCGGCGGTCACGCGCTGGCATCATCTCGCCACCATCCACACCGGTCAGATGATCCGCACCAAGCCGTTCCAGCGCGTGGTGTGGGAGGGCGTGGAACTGCATCTGCGCGGCGCGACCACGCCGGAACAGCGCGAGGTCTTTGCCCGGCTTCTGCAATACCGCACCGAATACGGGCTGATCTTTCGCAAGACCCTCGAAGAGGCGCGCGATGCCGGCGCGATGGATTTCGAGAATCTCGGCATCGCCGCCGAGCTCATGTTCATGACACTCAACTCGCCTATCTTCTGGTATTCGCCGCGCCCCGACGAAACCGAGGGCGATATCGACCGTCTCGTGGGGCAGATCGTCACCTGCGCGGCCAGGGGGCTCGGCGTTTCCTGA
- a CDS encoding efflux RND transporter permease subunit: protein MTALFVRRPIMAFVINTLIVVAGLAAFFGVEVRELPDVDRPVITITADYSGAAAETIDRELTTILEGAVSRVSGVKSISSSSSYGRSRVTVEFADGVNLDVAAADMRDAVARVTNQLPDDADPPRIVKADANSDAVLRLAVTSDRMSVEDMTIFIDDQIIDTLSAVPGVADVQIFGDRDKIFRIDIDQTKLSSLGMTVADISNALSTVSLDTPAGALTSKDQNIIVRATASVTTPEAFESIVIKGRTRIGDVATVTIGPDIGQSSLRSNGQPGIGLGIIRQAQSNTLDISTGVHAAVDKIQATLPEGMNIRVTSDDAVFVNGAVHEVEIALVLSVSIVLLIIYLFLLDWRATLIPGLAMPVALIGTIAAIYLAGFSINILTLLALVLATGLVVDDAIVVLENIVRRRNEGMGPRAAAVLGTQEVFFAVVATTATLAAVFIPLSFLPGQTGGLFREFGFVLAMAVLLSSIVALSLCPMLASRMLKAGGSEADHAHHGIMGRIGTFLAALYRRCLHACLDAPAIVIIVSVLFAAAAYGAFGLIRQELTPNEDRSLALLRVTAPQGVSLEYTTQQMRRIEQLIQPLRDSGEIENTFANVGQGGSVNSGFMVMSLAPWDKRTRSQQEIMADISKAVANVPGVRAFPVSPNSLGIRGAGNGLQFAIVGSNSYADLGVAANKVVTEMEKDPRFQQPRLSNDATQPQLAVEIDRERASDLGIDITGLANAVQAMLDGREVDEVFINDRAYKVKLVSTTNPINDPTDLENIFMKTTDGRFVPMATIATLTERAVPPSLTREQQLRSVAVTANLRSDFALGDALKAAQEIAGPLLPPGARIIPLAEAATLGESSGSMLTIFGFALVIILLVLAAQFESFVSAVIIMATVPLGLACAVFALLLTGTSLNAYSQIGLVMLVGIMAKNGILIVEFANQLRDRGMGVRQAIEEASNIRLRPVMMTMICTVLGGLPLVLASGAGAEARIALGWVIVGGLGLATASTLFLTPVAYLLLGRWVTPKVEEEARLKRELEEAAYTNVEPAE, encoded by the coding sequence ATGACGGCGCTTTTCGTGCGCCGCCCGATCATGGCCTTCGTCATCAACACGCTGATCGTGGTCGCGGGGCTTGCCGCCTTCTTCGGCGTCGAAGTGCGCGAGCTGCCCGACGTCGACCGGCCCGTCATTACCATCACCGCCGACTATTCGGGCGCTGCCGCCGAAACCATCGACCGCGAGCTGACGACCATATTGGAGGGCGCGGTCTCGCGCGTTTCCGGCGTCAAGTCGATCTCGTCGAGCTCGTCCTACGGACGCAGCCGTGTCACCGTGGAATTCGCTGACGGCGTCAATCTCGATGTGGCCGCAGCCGACATGCGCGACGCGGTCGCCCGCGTCACCAACCAGCTGCCCGATGACGCCGACCCGCCCCGCATCGTCAAGGCGGACGCCAATTCCGACGCCGTGCTGCGCCTGGCGGTGACCTCGGACCGCATGTCCGTCGAGGACATGACCATCTTCATCGATGACCAGATCATCGACACGCTGTCGGCGGTGCCGGGCGTCGCCGACGTCCAGATTTTCGGCGACCGCGACAAGATCTTTCGCATCGATATCGACCAGACCAAGCTTTCCAGCCTTGGAATGACCGTCGCCGACATCAGCAATGCCCTGTCGACCGTTTCGCTCGACACGCCGGCCGGCGCGCTGACCAGCAAAGACCAGAACATCATCGTGCGCGCGACCGCTTCGGTGACCACCCCGGAAGCCTTTGAGAGCATCGTCATAAAGGGCCGCACCCGCATCGGCGATGTCGCCACCGTGACGATCGGACCCGACATCGGCCAGTCGTCGCTGCGCTCCAACGGCCAGCCAGGCATCGGCCTCGGCATCATCCGGCAGGCGCAGTCCAACACGCTGGACATTTCCACCGGCGTGCACGCCGCCGTCGACAAGATACAGGCGACGCTGCCCGAAGGCATGAACATACGCGTGACCAGCGACGATGCCGTCTTCGTCAATGGCGCCGTCCACGAGGTCGAGATCGCGCTGGTGCTGTCGGTGTCGATCGTGCTCCTGATCATCTATCTGTTCCTGCTCGACTGGCGCGCCACGCTCATCCCCGGCCTTGCCATGCCGGTGGCGCTGATCGGCACGATCGCGGCGATCTATCTCGCCGGCTTCTCCATCAACATCCTGACGCTGCTGGCGCTGGTGCTGGCGACCGGCCTTGTCGTCGACGATGCCATCGTCGTGCTCGAAAACATCGTGCGCCGCCGCAACGAGGGCATGGGCCCGCGCGCGGCAGCCGTGCTCGGCACGCAGGAAGTGTTCTTCGCCGTCGTCGCGACGACCGCTACGCTCGCCGCAGTGTTCATCCCGCTCTCGTTCCTGCCCGGCCAGACCGGCGGCCTGTTCCGCGAATTCGGCTTCGTGCTGGCCATGGCGGTGCTGCTGTCGTCCATCGTCGCGCTGTCGCTGTGCCCGATGCTCGCCTCGCGCATGCTGAAGGCGGGCGGCTCGGAAGCGGACCACGCACATCACGGCATCATGGGACGCATCGGCACGTTCCTCGCCGCCCTCTACCGCCGCTGCCTGCATGCCTGCCTCGACGCGCCGGCCATCGTCATCATCGTTTCGGTCCTGTTCGCCGCCGCCGCCTATGGCGCATTCGGCCTGATCCGCCAGGAACTGACGCCGAACGAGGACCGCTCGCTGGCGCTGCTGCGGGTTACCGCGCCGCAGGGCGTGAGCCTGGAATACACCACCCAGCAGATGCGCCGCATCGAGCAGCTGATCCAGCCGCTGCGCGATTCCGGCGAGATCGAGAACACCTTCGCCAATGTCGGCCAGGGCGGCTCGGTCAACAGCGGCTTCATGGTCATGTCGCTTGCGCCCTGGGACAAGCGCACGCGCTCGCAGCAGGAGATCATGGCCGACATCAGCAAGGCGGTCGCCAATGTTCCCGGCGTACGTGCCTTCCCGGTTTCGCCCAACAGCCTCGGCATTCGCGGCGCCGGCAACGGCCTGCAATTCGCCATCGTCGGCTCCAACAGCTATGCCGATCTCGGCGTGGCGGCCAACAAGGTCGTCACCGAGATGGAGAAGGACCCGCGCTTCCAGCAGCCGCGCCTGTCCAACGATGCGACCCAGCCGCAGCTTGCCGTCGAGATCGACCGCGAACGCGCCTCGGACCTCGGCATCGACATAACCGGGCTGGCCAACGCCGTGCAGGCGATGCTGGACGGGCGTGAGGTGGACGAGGTCTTCATCAACGACCGCGCCTACAAGGTGAAGCTCGTTTCGACGACCAATCCGATCAACGACCCGACCGACCTCGAAAACATCTTCATGAAGACCACGGACGGCCGCTTCGTGCCGATGGCGACGATCGCCACGCTGACCGAACGCGCCGTGCCGCCGTCGCTGACGCGCGAGCAGCAATTGCGCTCGGTCGCGGTCACCGCGAACCTGCGCAGCGACTTCGCACTTGGCGATGCGCTGAAGGCCGCCCAGGAAATCGCCGGCCCGCTGCTGCCGCCAGGCGCGCGCATCATCCCGCTCGCCGAAGCTGCCACGCTCGGCGAAAGCAGCGGCAGCATGCTGACCATCTTCGGCTTCGCGCTGGTCATCATCCTGCTGGTTCTGGCGGCCCAGTTCGAAAGCTTCGTCAGCGCCGTCATCATCATGGCGACGGTGCCGCTCGGGCTTGCCTGCGCGGTGTTCGCGCTGCTTTTGACCGGCACCAGCCTCAACGCCTACAGCCAGATCGGGCTGGTGATGCTCGTCGGCATCATGGCCAAGAACGGCATCCTCATCGTCGAGTTCGCCAACCAGCTGCGCGACCGCGGCATGGGCGTGCGCCAAGCGATCGAGGAGGCCTCCAACATCCGCCTGCGCCCGGTGATGATGACCATGATCTGTACCGTGCTTGGCGGCCTGCCGCTGGTGCTGGCCTCAGGCGCCGGCGCCGAAGCGCGCATCGCGCTCGGCTGGGTCATCGTCGGCGGGCTGGGACTGGCAACGGCCTCGACGCTGTTCCTGACACCCGTCGCCTATCTGCTGCTCGGCCGCTGGGTCACGCCCAAGGTCGAGGAAGAAGCGCGGCTCAAGCGCGAGCTGGAAGAAGCGGCTTACACGAATGTGGAGCCGGCGGAGTAG
- a CDS encoding alcohol dehydrogenase catalytic domain-containing protein translates to MALPSEMNALLLTNDGYTKTPSGSVLEAMEPYVVPGRIAVPSPKPKQVLIKVSLASINPSDVMFIKGQYGQPRFVGQPAGFEGVGIVAAAGDDPAAQNMLGKRVAFATGYTN, encoded by the coding sequence ATGGCACTCCCATCCGAGATGAACGCACTGCTTCTGACCAATGACGGCTACACCAAGACGCCCTCGGGAAGCGTTCTGGAGGCGATGGAGCCTTATGTCGTGCCCGGCCGCATCGCCGTGCCTTCGCCGAAGCCGAAGCAGGTTCTGATCAAGGTCAGCCTCGCCTCGATCAACCCGTCCGACGTGATGTTCATCAAGGGTCAGTACGGCCAGCCGCGTTTCGTCGGCCAGCCTGCCGGTTTCGAGGGTGTCGGCATCGTCGCGGCTGCCGGCGACGATCCGGCCGCGCAGAATATGCTCGGAAAGCGCGTCGCCTTCGCCACCGGCTACACCAATTAG
- a CDS encoding MurR/RpiR family transcriptional regulator, producing MALSIAELISDRIDTMPAGERRAAQTLIANYPLIGLKTVADFSQQAGVSSPTILRFVSRLGFQNYPEFQATLQDELAAQLQSPLTRTVARPTPESGKTSPVLEATLENIRETFRHVSDKQIVDIVARLANPRAKIFLIGGRFTDPIARYMAAHLTIVRPNVFHLTGQESTWRDRLIDMGKRDVLLVFDIRRYQESLIRFAEKAHGRGVDVMLFTDQWLSPIARVARHVIAGRTSVPSSWDSSAALFVVAETLIGEITRSMEKESARRIREMEDLR from the coding sequence ATGGCGCTGAGCATAGCCGAACTGATTTCGGATCGCATCGACACGATGCCGGCAGGCGAACGACGGGCGGCGCAGACGCTGATCGCCAATTATCCGCTGATCGGACTGAAGACGGTAGCCGACTTTTCGCAGCAGGCGGGTGTCAGTTCGCCAACCATCCTGCGCTTCGTCTCGCGCCTCGGCTTCCAGAATTATCCTGAGTTCCAGGCCACGCTTCAGGACGAACTCGCAGCCCAGCTTCAATCGCCACTCACCCGGACCGTGGCGCGTCCGACACCCGAGAGCGGCAAGACCTCGCCGGTGCTGGAAGCCACGCTGGAGAATATCCGCGAAACCTTCCGGCATGTCTCCGACAAGCAGATAGTCGACATCGTCGCCCGCCTCGCCAACCCGCGCGCCAAGATCTTCCTCATCGGCGGGCGCTTCACCGATCCCATCGCGCGCTACATGGCGGCCCATCTCACCATCGTACGTCCGAACGTGTTCCACCTGACCGGCCAGGAAAGCACATGGCGAGACCGGCTCATCGACATGGGCAAGCGCGACGTGCTGCTGGTCTTCGACATTCGCCGCTATCAGGAAAGCCTGATCCGCTTTGCCGAAAAGGCGCATGGCCGTGGCGTCGATGTCATGCTTTTCACCGACCAGTGGCTGTCGCCGATCGCCCGCGTCGCCCGCCATGTTATTGCAGGCCGCACCTCGGTGCCCTCTTCGTGGGATTCGTCGGCAGCCCTGTTCGTCGTGGCCGAAACGCTGATCGGTGAGATCACGCGCTCGATGGAAAAGGAGAGCGCAAGGCGCATCCGTGAAATGGAAGACCTGAGATAG
- a CDS encoding N-formylglutamate amidohydrolase, which produces METARSAAEEAYEAVRVSNRNGASPYLLVCDHASNFIPACFGTLGLEDSELSRHIAWDPGALPVIRRMAEALDATLIESCVSRLVIDCNRPLDAPDLISAVSETTVVPGNENLTEAQRQERIALSWQPFHDTIEEVIAERLVKGMETRLVSVHSFTPVYKGVSRPWHIGIIHDEDDSLAAPMIDALKAVDGMTVGVNEPYSPADRVYFTLERHGRARGLACAMIEIRNDEIRDETGQCKWADLLAGIFAGLEPGTGTKASARLGKSHVAEKVNQKVV; this is translated from the coding sequence ATGGAGACTGCGCGATCCGCAGCAGAGGAGGCGTATGAAGCCGTCCGGGTCAGCAACCGGAATGGCGCCAGCCCCTATCTGCTGGTCTGCGACCACGCATCGAATTTCATCCCCGCTTGTTTTGGCACGCTCGGCCTCGAAGATTCCGAGCTTTCGCGCCACATCGCCTGGGACCCCGGCGCGCTTCCAGTCATTCGCCGCATGGCCGAAGCGCTGGATGCCACGCTGATCGAATCCTGTGTTTCCCGGCTCGTCATCGACTGCAACCGGCCACTCGACGCGCCCGATCTTATCTCTGCGGTCAGCGAGACCACGGTGGTTCCAGGGAATGAGAACCTGACCGAGGCACAGCGGCAGGAGCGCATCGCGCTATCCTGGCAGCCTTTCCACGACACGATCGAGGAAGTTATTGCCGAGCGGCTGGTGAAGGGCATGGAGACGCGGCTCGTTTCCGTCCATTCCTTCACGCCGGTCTACAAGGGCGTTTCGCGGCCCTGGCATATCGGCATCATCCACGACGAGGACGACAGCCTCGCTGCGCCGATGATCGATGCGCTGAAGGCGGTCGACGGCATGACCGTCGGCGTCAACGAACCCTATTCGCCGGCCGACCGCGTCTATTTCACGCTGGAACGGCATGGCCGTGCGCGCGGGCTCGCCTGCGCGATGATCGAAATCCGCAACGATGAGATCCGGGATGAAACCGGGCAATGCAAGTGGGCGGATCTCCTGGCCGGCATTTTTGCCGGCTTGGAACCGGGGACGGGGACCAAGGCGTCCGCACGGCTGGGAAAAAGCCATGTGGCCGAGAAGGTAAATCAGAAAGTCGTCTAG
- a CDS encoding acyl-CoA dehydrogenase family protein — translation MSDMALGMTERLKPIHERVARMVREEIAPLDAEFLAEIGKGGDRWAYTPRQTEILEGLKAKARERGLWNFWLTNSDRGYGLSTVEYAYLAEEMGKAHLGAETFNCSAPDTGNMEVLERYGSAEHKERWLGPLLEGKIRSAYLMTEPDVASSDATNISLRCERDGDDYVLNGEKWWASGSGDPRCKIYIVMVKTGGDDAPKHKRHSMILVPAGTEGVEKLRAMQVYGEDDAPHGHFHIRFTNVRVPASNLILGEGRGFEIAQGRLGGGRIHHCMRAIGQAERALELMCTRALRREAFGKKLAELGANFDIIAEARMEIEMARLLCLKAAWMIDQGDARAAAPWISQIKVAAPRIALKVADEAVQMFGAKGISQDTELARIWTHLRTLRLVDGPDAVHRRQIARNELRKYTQEKV, via the coding sequence ATGTCGGATATGGCCCTGGGCATGACGGAACGGCTGAAGCCGATCCATGAGCGCGTCGCCCGCATGGTGCGCGAGGAGATCGCGCCGCTCGACGCTGAATTCCTGGCCGAGATCGGCAAGGGCGGCGACCGCTGGGCCTACACGCCGCGCCAGACCGAAATTCTCGAAGGGTTGAAGGCCAAGGCGCGCGAGCGCGGCTTGTGGAATTTCTGGCTGACCAATTCCGACCGCGGCTACGGGCTTTCGACGGTCGAATATGCCTATCTCGCCGAGGAAATGGGCAAGGCGCATCTGGGCGCCGAAACCTTCAACTGCTCGGCGCCCGACACCGGCAATATGGAAGTGCTGGAGCGCTATGGCTCGGCCGAGCACAAGGAGCGCTGGCTGGGGCCGCTGCTGGAAGGAAAAATCCGCTCGGCCTATCTGATGACCGAGCCGGATGTCGCCTCGTCGGATGCCACCAATATCTCCCTGCGCTGCGAGCGCGACGGCGATGACTATGTTCTGAACGGCGAGAAATGGTGGGCTTCGGGCTCCGGCGATCCGCGCTGCAAGATCTACATCGTCATGGTCAAGACCGGCGGCGATGACGCGCCGAAGCACAAGCGGCATTCGATGATCTTGGTGCCGGCCGGCACCGAGGGCGTCGAGAAGCTGCGGGCGATGCAGGTGTATGGCGAGGACGACGCCCCGCACGGCCATTTCCACATCCGCTTCACCAATGTCCGTGTGCCGGCATCCAATCTCATCCTCGGCGAGGGCAGGGGTTTCGAGATCGCTCAAGGGCGGCTCGGCGGCGGGCGCATCCACCACTGCATGCGCGCCATCGGCCAGGCCGAGCGGGCGCTGGAACTGATGTGCACGCGCGCCTTGCGGCGCGAGGCCTTCGGCAAGAAGTTGGCCGAACTCGGCGCCAATTTCGACATCATCGCCGAAGCCCGCATGGAGATCGAGATGGCGCGGCTGCTCTGCCTCAAGGCTGCCTGGATGATCGACCAGGGTGATGCACGCGCGGCGGCTCCCTGGATCAGCCAGATCAAGGTCGCGGCACCGCGTATCGCGCTCAAGGTGGCAGACGAGGCAGTGCAGATGTTCGGTGCGAAGGGGATTAGCCAGGACACCGAACTGGCGCGCATCTGGACCCATCTCAGGACGTTGCGGCTCGTCGACGGGCCGGACGCCGTGCACCGCCGCCAGATCGCCCGCAACGAGCTTAGAAAATACACGCAGGAAAAGGTTTAG
- a CDS encoding efflux RND transporter periplasmic adaptor subunit, with protein sequence MAAWKQIVFTLVILVVAAAAWARFYPGAPEILARWGIDWAYGATAKTEGTAAAGGNRQGGRGQQTAVITAPVTSATINDRLQAIGTGRANASVAINPYSSGRLTELTVTPGSKVEAGAVIARLDSDGEKIALDRAKVAVADAQSKADRAKTLRGTNTVTAVQVSDAQLALDNAQLALQEAQLALERRAIVAPISGFVGILPIEAGNYVTTTTTVATIDDRSSIIIDFWVPERFTTAVAVGQPLTATPIAMPGQTFKGTVSAVDNRLEEASRTLLVRAKIENVGDKLRAGMSFQVAMGFPGDTYPSVDPLAIQWGTDGAFVWAIQSGKAKRTPVRIIQRNSESVLIDAPIMAGDIVVTEGVHAVREGADVLIAGAEPRTATPAPAGSGS encoded by the coding sequence ATGGCCGCCTGGAAACAGATCGTTTTTACCCTGGTCATCCTTGTGGTGGCCGCTGCCGCTTGGGCTCGTTTTTATCCCGGCGCACCCGAGATTCTGGCGCGCTGGGGCATCGACTGGGCCTATGGCGCGACAGCCAAGACCGAAGGCACCGCCGCAGCCGGCGGCAATCGGCAGGGCGGGCGCGGCCAGCAGACGGCGGTCATCACCGCGCCTGTCACCTCAGCAACGATCAATGACCGGCTCCAGGCAATCGGCACCGGGCGTGCCAACGCATCTGTTGCGATCAATCCCTATTCTTCCGGCCGCCTTACCGAACTGACGGTAACGCCCGGAAGCAAGGTCGAAGCCGGAGCCGTGATCGCCCGGCTCGATTCGGACGGCGAGAAGATCGCGCTCGACCGCGCGAAGGTTGCCGTGGCCGACGCACAGTCCAAGGCCGACCGCGCCAAGACGCTGCGCGGCACCAATACCGTTACCGCGGTTCAGGTCTCCGATGCACAGCTTGCGCTCGACAACGCACAGCTGGCGCTGCAGGAAGCCCAGCTGGCGCTTGAGCGCCGCGCCATCGTCGCGCCGATTTCCGGCTTCGTCGGCATCCTGCCGATCGAGGCCGGCAACTACGTCACGACGACGACCACCGTCGCCACGATCGACGACCGCTCTTCGATCATCATCGACTTCTGGGTGCCCGAACGCTTCACCACCGCCGTTGCAGTGGGCCAGCCGCTGACGGCAACGCCCATCGCCATGCCGGGCCAGACATTCAAGGGAACGGTCAGCGCGGTGGACAACCGCCTGGAAGAGGCTAGCCGCACGCTGCTGGTGCGCGCGAAAATCGAGAATGTCGGCGACAAGCTGCGCGCCGGCATGTCGTTCCAGGTCGCCATGGGCTTTCCCGGCGATACCTATCCTTCCGTCGACCCGCTGGCGATCCAATGGGGCACCGATGGTGCCTTCGTCTGGGCGATCCAGAGCGGCAAGGCCAAGCGTACCCCTGTCCGCATCATCCAGCGCAACAGCGAGAGCGTCCTCATCGACGCTCCGATCATGGCCGGCGATATCGTCGTCACCGAGGGCGTTCATGCCGTGCGCGAAGGCGCCGACGTGCTGATTGCCGGTGCAGAGCCGAGAACCGCGACACCGGCCCCTGCCGGCAGCGGCTCATAA
- a CDS encoding zinc-binding dehydrogenase, translated as MAEASACIPLIDSVRDEDAAAMIVNPLTALAMFDIIREAGEKAFVLTAGASQLSKLIMGVARDEGYRPIAIVRRDDQIPLLKEAGAAHVLNAEAPDFASALKEVMKTEQPRIFLDAVTGPLAGAIFDAMPKGARWIVYGRMDLSTTPIVQPGQLIFMDKKIEGFWLVEWMRDTPIERKGRAVMEAQKRFSDGRWATDVTAVVPLSEAMARVPAELAKPNGKVFIKP; from the coding sequence ATGGCCGAAGCCTCAGCCTGCATCCCGCTGATCGACAGCGTGCGCGACGAGGATGCCGCCGCCATGATCGTCAACCCGCTGACTGCTCTGGCCATGTTCGACATCATTCGGGAAGCGGGCGAGAAGGCTTTCGTGCTGACCGCCGGCGCCAGCCAGCTGTCAAAGCTGATCATGGGCGTAGCCCGGGACGAAGGCTATCGCCCCATCGCCATCGTCCGGCGCGACGACCAGATCCCGCTGCTGAAGGAGGCGGGAGCCGCGCATGTGCTCAATGCCGAAGCGCCGGATTTCGCCAGTGCCTTGAAAGAGGTGATGAAGACTGAGCAGCCGCGCATCTTCCTCGATGCCGTCACCGGCCCGCTTGCGGGGGCGATCTTCGATGCCATGCCCAAGGGCGCGCGCTGGATCGTCTATGGCAGGATGGACCTTTCCACCACGCCGATCGTCCAGCCCGGCCAGCTCATCTTCATGGACAAGAAGATCGAAGGCTTCTGGCTGGTCGAGTGGATGCGCGACACGCCCATCGAGCGCAAGGGCCGCGCGGTGATGGAAGCGCAGAAGCGCTTTTCGGACGGGCGCTGGGCGACCGACGTGACGGCGGTGGTGCCGCTCTCGGAAGCGATGGCGCGGGTACCGGCGGAACTCGCCAAGCCGAACGGGAAGGTTTTTATCAAGCCTTGA
- a CDS encoding NADPH:quinone oxidoreductase family protein encodes MKAIVVNNYGSIDQIVYADWPEPEAKGNQVVIEAEAIGVNFPDGLLVQGLYQMKPELPFVPGMEVAGKVVAVGPDVKSLKVGDRAAALSTHGSYAERVAVPEPAAMKLPDGMDAGHACALICGYGTSHYALKQRAQIKPGETLCVLGASGLTGIAAIQIGKAMGATVIGVASTEEKRQIAKQAGADIVLGYEDLKDRLKEATGGKGVDVAFDPVGGEAFDALSRSMGWGGRLLVIGFASGTIPKFPVNLALVKGFSVVGVFWGAFTAKEPQAYAENMSELLGWYRAGKVKPVIEGTYPLADAAKILKRVIGRGASGKLILKP; translated from the coding sequence ATGAAGGCAATCGTCGTCAACAATTACGGCTCGATCGACCAGATCGTCTATGCGGACTGGCCGGAGCCGGAAGCCAAGGGCAATCAGGTCGTCATCGAGGCGGAGGCCATCGGCGTCAATTTTCCTGACGGTTTGCTGGTGCAGGGCCTCTACCAGATGAAGCCGGAGCTGCCCTTCGTGCCGGGCATGGAGGTGGCGGGCAAGGTTGTTGCCGTCGGGCCGGATGTGAAGTCGCTGAAGGTTGGTGACCGGGCTGCGGCACTTTCCACCCATGGCAGCTATGCCGAACGGGTCGCGGTGCCTGAGCCGGCAGCGATGAAGCTGCCGGACGGTATGGATGCCGGCCACGCCTGCGCGCTGATCTGCGGTTACGGCACTTCGCACTACGCCCTGAAGCAGCGCGCGCAGATAAAACCCGGCGAAACGCTCTGCGTGCTCGGCGCGTCGGGCCTGACCGGCATCGCGGCGATCCAGATCGGCAAGGCGATGGGCGCGACCGTCATCGGTGTGGCGTCGACCGAGGAGAAGCGCCAGATCGCGAAGCAGGCCGGCGCGGATATCGTGCTCGGCTATGAAGACCTCAAGGATCGCCTGAAGGAAGCGACCGGCGGCAAGGGCGTCGATGTCGCCTTCGACCCGGTCGGCGGTGAAGCCTTCGATGCGCTGTCGCGTTCGATGGGCTGGGGCGGGCGACTGCTGGTCATCGGCTTTGCCTCGGGCACGATCCCGAAATTCCCGGTCAATCTGGCGCTGGTCAAAGGGTTTTCGGTGGTCGGCGTGTTCTGGGGCGCTTTCACTGCCAAGGAACCGCAGGCCTATGCCGAGAACATGAGCGAGCTGCTCGGCTGGTATCGCGCCGGCAAGGTCAAGCCCGTCATCGAAGGCACCTATCCGCTTGCCGACGCGGCAAAGATACTGAAGCGCGTGATCGGGCGCGGCGCGTCCGGCAAGCTTATCCTCAAGCCGTGA